One Paenibacillus riograndensis SBR5 DNA segment encodes these proteins:
- a CDS encoding LacI family DNA-binding transcriptional regulator encodes MGKITIRDVAREAGVSISTVSNALNDVDVLNPETKSHVLKVAQRLNYVPNLNGKQLKSGKTMMLGFFTTSVAGPYFYKLVEAMSRQCDRLGYGLNVFVTKDKQVVMSNILGRRVDGVIIYEELGIGDKDIQAMNKEKIKAVFLDRVLENENMGSIIFDSFEAGYEATKYLIGLGHKKIAYISGVDTMFDSVQRREGYLAALRQYGLPVSEEYILQGYFEEESTYNVVKSFIRAQPEKLPDAFLAGNDLSAIGCIQALKAHGYEVPDDISVVGFDDIDIAQYYSPPLTTVRNQIARQGILAIDHLVRMIQKQEQGNAQKLKGELIVRGSSHVKLGRNERI; translated from the coding sequence ATGGGAAAAATTACAATCCGGGACGTTGCCAGGGAGGCCGGGGTTTCGATCTCAACCGTATCGAATGCGTTAAATGATGTGGATGTGCTGAATCCGGAGACCAAATCGCATGTGCTTAAGGTGGCGCAGCGGCTGAATTACGTCCCTAACCTGAACGGCAAACAGCTGAAGTCAGGAAAAACCATGATGCTTGGCTTTTTTACAACAAGTGTGGCTGGCCCCTATTTTTATAAGCTTGTGGAGGCCATGTCCCGGCAGTGCGACCGTCTGGGGTACGGGCTGAACGTATTTGTCACGAAGGATAAGCAGGTTGTGATGAGCAATATCCTCGGCAGGCGCGTGGACGGCGTCATTATTTATGAAGAGCTGGGCATCGGCGACAAAGACATTCAAGCGATGAACAAGGAAAAGATCAAAGCGGTGTTTCTGGACCGGGTGCTGGAGAACGAGAACATGGGCAGTATTATTTTTGACTCCTTTGAGGCCGGTTATGAAGCGACCAAGTATTTAATCGGGCTGGGGCATAAGAAAATCGCCTACATCTCCGGCGTGGATACGATGTTTGACAGCGTACAGCGCAGGGAGGGGTACCTGGCGGCATTGCGCCAGTACGGTCTGCCGGTGAGCGAGGAGTATATTTTGCAGGGATATTTCGAGGAGGAGAGCACCTATAACGTGGTAAAATCCTTCATCCGGGCGCAGCCCGAGAAGCTCCCGGATGCTTTTCTGGCGGGCAATGACCTTAGTGCGATCGGCTGCATCCAGGCGCTCAAAGCCCATGGCTACGAGGTTCCGGACGATATCAGCGTGGTCGGCTTCGATGATATTGATATCGCCCAGTACTATTCACCCCCGTTAACGACGGTGCGGAATCAGATCGCCAGACAGGGGATATTGGCCATCGACCATCTGGTCCGCATGATACAGAAGCAGGAGCAGGGCAATGCGCAAAAACTGAAAGGTGAGCTTATCGTCAGAGGCTCAAGCCATGTGAAGTTAGGCCGGAATGAGCGGATATAA
- a CDS encoding type 2 periplasmic-binding domain-containing protein — protein sequence MNKTFGKKGLKLCTVLMAAVLVMPGCGGGNSASSGKAGLPSADDRYTVDAETPAWKLDKKEETTELTWYVNADWWNTDFGKDVVTKKIKEDLNVNIKFITGDDTKLNTFFAGGDMPDLLTIFDSNSPVVQKAATWALPLNDLAEKYDPYFNKVAAADTLNWFQLVDGKTYGYPNYSNTQADYDSGNIPAKTAFVIRKDVYEALGSPAAGTPEEFKNVMGQIKAKFPELIPFGFNSIGEGTGSLGDVLQDFLGVPMETTDGGFYNRNLDEDYLAWLKTINAVYRGGAISDDSFADDGTAFEEKVKSGKYATMLLDGTPQQGGNLQIYMSANPGKEYIAIDGPQSTVGHAPTLNQSGITGWMISFITKKCKDPAKAMQIFTYLLSDEGQKLMNYGIEGETYQVNANGKVELLPAVKDLQLNNADKFKKDYRLGEFMFFGHDRDKALSEDAFPESIKQMQEWGKGKLKPHFILENINPDQGTPEARALSAINTKWNTTMVSMLRSKDDATFDSLLADYKTFLDNNNWDKIVEIRTEKMKKNKEKLGLK from the coding sequence ATGAATAAAACATTCGGCAAAAAAGGACTCAAGCTCTGTACGGTGCTGATGGCGGCTGTACTCGTCATGCCGGGCTGTGGCGGCGGCAATTCGGCAAGCTCCGGCAAAGCCGGTTTGCCTTCGGCAGATGACCGCTATACGGTTGACGCGGAAACTCCGGCCTGGAAGCTGGACAAAAAAGAGGAGACCACTGAACTGACCTGGTACGTGAATGCGGACTGGTGGAATACCGATTTTGGCAAAGATGTGGTCACGAAAAAAATCAAAGAGGATCTGAACGTCAACATCAAATTCATCACCGGGGATGATACGAAGCTGAATACGTTTTTTGCCGGCGGGGATATGCCGGATTTGCTGACGATCTTCGATTCCAACTCGCCGGTGGTGCAGAAGGCTGCCACCTGGGCCCTGCCGCTGAATGATCTTGCAGAGAAATATGACCCTTACTTCAATAAAGTGGCGGCTGCCGATACGCTGAACTGGTTCCAGCTGGTAGACGGCAAAACCTATGGCTATCCGAACTATTCCAACACACAGGCGGATTATGACAGCGGCAACATCCCGGCCAAGACTGCCTTTGTGATCCGCAAGGACGTGTATGAAGCGCTCGGAAGCCCTGCGGCCGGCACGCCGGAAGAGTTCAAAAATGTGATGGGCCAGATCAAAGCCAAGTTTCCGGAGCTGATTCCATTCGGCTTCAACTCCATCGGTGAAGGCACCGGCTCGCTGGGGGATGTACTGCAGGATTTCCTCGGCGTGCCGATGGAAACCACGGACGGCGGATTCTACAACCGCAATCTGGATGAGGATTATCTGGCCTGGCTGAAAACGATAAATGCCGTGTATAGGGGCGGCGCAATCAGCGATGACAGCTTTGCCGATGACGGAACGGCTTTTGAAGAAAAGGTCAAATCCGGCAAATACGCCACCATGCTGCTTGACGGAACGCCTCAGCAGGGCGGCAATCTGCAGATCTACATGAGTGCGAATCCCGGCAAAGAGTATATTGCCATCGACGGGCCGCAGAGCACAGTGGGCCATGCGCCAACGCTGAACCAGTCCGGAATTACCGGCTGGATGATCAGCTTCATTACCAAGAAATGCAAAGACCCGGCCAAGGCCATGCAGATCTTCACCTACCTGCTCAGTGATGAAGGCCAGAAGCTGATGAACTACGGCATTGAAGGCGAAACCTACCAGGTCAACGCGAACGGCAAGGTGGAGCTGCTGCCTGCGGTGAAGGATCTGCAATTAAACAATGCTGACAAATTCAAAAAGGATTACCGGCTGGGCGAATTCATGTTCTTCGGGCATGACCGCGACAAAGCCCTGAGTGAAGATGCCTTTCCCGAATCCATCAAGCAGATGCAGGAATGGGGCAAAGGCAAGCTGAAGCCGCATTTTATTCTGGAGAACATCAATCCGGATCAGGGTACACCGGAAGCACGGGCCCTAAGCGCTATCAACACCAAGTGGAACACAACCATGGTCAGTATGCTCCGCTCCAAGGATGATGCAACCTTTGACAGCCTCCTGGCCGACTACAAAACCTTCCTCGATAATAACAACTGGGATAAGATTGTAGAAATCCGCACGGAGAAGATGAAGAAGAACAAGGAAAAGCTGGGGCTGAAGTAA
- a CDS encoding carbohydrate ABC transporter permease, translating into MNRKVVKEDVDSRIFDAINIIVLFLVTVVIVVPLWNVIISSLSSGKALAEGGFIFWSKEFSLENYRAVFNDNTIWQSFLVSISKTFVGVITHVFFCAMIGYGLSKRYIKGRKLYVAMGVITMFFSGGMIPTYLLIKSLGLLNSFWVYIIPALFSYYDVVILMNFFRNVPDSLEESAKIDGAGDWRIFLKIFIPLSMPAMATIALFNGVGQWNDFMTTKLYITNQALYPLQMKLYEIIVQSQTQSMQNIGGSAVIETTTKGVQLATIVITTLPIVVIYPLLQRYFISGMMLGAVKE; encoded by the coding sequence GTGAATCGAAAAGTGGTTAAAGAGGATGTCGACAGCAGGATATTTGATGCCATTAATATCATCGTGCTGTTTCTCGTAACGGTAGTGATTGTGGTTCCGCTCTGGAACGTGATCATCTCCTCCCTCAGCTCAGGCAAGGCGCTCGCCGAAGGCGGATTCATCTTTTGGTCCAAGGAATTTTCCCTGGAAAATTACCGGGCGGTGTTCAATGACAACACGATCTGGCAGTCCTTTCTCGTCTCCATCTCCAAAACCTTTGTCGGCGTGATTACCCATGTGTTTTTCTGCGCGATGATCGGCTACGGACTCAGCAAAAGATACATAAAAGGCCGCAAACTTTACGTTGCCATGGGTGTTATTACGATGTTTTTCTCCGGGGGGATGATTCCAACCTACCTGCTGATCAAATCGCTGGGTCTGCTTAACAGCTTCTGGGTGTACATTATTCCCGCGCTGTTCAGTTATTACGATGTCGTGATTCTGATGAACTTCTTCCGTAATGTCCCGGATTCCCTGGAGGAATCGGCCAAGATCGACGGTGCAGGCGACTGGCGCATTTTCCTGAAAATCTTCATCCCGCTGTCGATGCCCGCCATGGCAACCATCGCATTGTTCAACGGGGTGGGGCAATGGAATGATTTTATGACCACCAAGCTGTACATCACCAATCAGGCGCTGTATCCGCTGCAGATGAAGCTGTACGAAATCATCGTCCAGTCGCAAACCCAGTCCATGCAGAACATCGGCGGTTCAGCGGTTATCGAAACGACCACCAAAGGGGTTCAACTCGCAACGATTGTCATTACGACTCTGCCGATTGTTGTGATATATCCATTACTGCAAAGGTACTTTATTTCCGGAATGATGCTGGGGGCGGTGAAGGAATAA
- a CDS encoding glycoside hydrolase family 30 protein — protein MQELIMYRSTGEKGLFIEQPPEQQKVGASEQATVTVTIDESQTYQEMDGFGASFTDSAAYLINRVLSPEQRTELMKRLFDPAAGIGLSVLRNPMGASDYARTVYSYNDLSEGETDMELNRFSVAHDEEDIIPLLQQAVALNPAVKLMASPWSAPGWMKTSGSMITGRLKPEYYGVYAGYFVRYIQAYAEHGLPVYAVTPQNEPLFEPHHYPGMLMLPEEQAMFVREYLKPAFVKHKINAKILCYDHNWDRPDYPLAVLAAAGEAVDGVAWHWYGGTAPAQSRVKLAFEDKEVHFTEGSGGEWIPPFEQAFSNVIRTGIEILRNHSKSFVLWNMALDEQNGPAVPGFGRSTCRGIVRIDQQTRELTYTLDYYALAHFSKVIRPKALRLESHSTHPAVTTAAFRNLDGSVGAVLFNDGEELETVAVRLPGEEPLTFSMAPKSAVSLLVKHPKE, from the coding sequence TTGCAGGAGCTTATCATGTACAGGTCCACAGGCGAAAAGGGGCTGTTCATCGAGCAGCCGCCTGAGCAGCAGAAAGTAGGCGCTTCAGAGCAGGCGACCGTCACCGTTACCATTGATGAAAGTCAGACCTACCAGGAGATGGATGGCTTTGGGGCTTCTTTTACCGATTCGGCGGCGTATCTGATCAATCGGGTGCTGAGCCCGGAGCAAAGAACGGAGCTGATGAAGAGACTGTTCGATCCGGCAGCCGGAATTGGCTTATCCGTCTTGCGCAATCCGATGGGCGCCTCGGATTACGCCAGAACGGTGTACAGCTATAATGATCTCTCTGAAGGGGAAACCGATATGGAACTGAACCGGTTCTCTGTCGCCCATGATGAAGAGGACATCATTCCGCTGCTGCAGCAGGCGGTGGCGCTGAATCCGGCGGTTAAGCTGATGGCTTCGCCCTGGAGCGCGCCGGGCTGGATGAAGACCAGCGGGTCGATGATCACAGGCAGGCTGAAGCCGGAATATTACGGAGTGTATGCCGGTTATTTTGTCAGATACATTCAGGCGTACGCGGAGCACGGGCTTCCTGTTTATGCCGTCACTCCGCAGAATGAGCCGCTGTTCGAACCGCATCATTACCCGGGAATGCTTATGCTGCCGGAAGAGCAGGCCATGTTTGTTCGGGAGTACCTGAAGCCTGCGTTTGTAAAGCATAAGATCAACGCCAAAATTCTCTGCTATGACCATAACTGGGACCGGCCGGATTATCCGCTCGCCGTGCTTGCGGCTGCCGGAGAAGCGGTGGACGGGGTCGCCTGGCACTGGTATGGCGGCACGGCCCCGGCGCAGTCCCGGGTGAAGTTGGCTTTTGAAGATAAAGAAGTTCATTTCACCGAAGGCTCCGGCGGCGAATGGATTCCGCCTTTTGAACAGGCCTTCTCCAATGTGATCCGCACAGGGATAGAGATTCTGCGCAATCACAGCAAATCGTTTGTCCTGTGGAATATGGCACTGGATGAGCAGAACGGGCCGGCGGTGCCGGGTTTCGGCAGAAGCACCTGCCGCGGCATTGTCCGGATCGACCAGCAGACCCGGGAGCTAACGTATACGCTCGACTACTACGCGCTGGCTCATTTCAGCAAAGTCATCCGGCCCAAGGCCTTGCGGCTGGAGTCCCATTCTACTCATCCTGCAGTTACTACCGCTGCTTTCCGCAACCTGGACGGATCGGTGGGAGCAGTCCTGTTCAACGACGGGGAGGAGCTTGAGACCGTGGCGGTGAGATTGCCGGGAGAGGAACCGCTGACCTTCAGCATGGCACCCAAAAGTGCTGTGTCACTGCTGGTGAAGCATCCCAAGGAGTAG
- a CDS encoding ABC transporter permease, translating to MPSPALQQMGKRPIGQRIKEWVTDFRRQWEIQSMVIPGIIFMIVFCYIPIYGLTIAFKNYTVIDTLSSAPWVGLDNFKIILSDKYFWDSVINTLGISFLKLAIGFVIPIILGIMIYELNRGRFKKIVQTISYLPHFLSWIVLGGMLITWFSTSGLFNQLLLELGLISKPSNILLDAGKYWWIATLSDIWKEAGWGTILYLAVMSKIDPTYYEAARIDGASRIRQIWNITLPNMKTIISLNLILTVSGLLGSNLDQTLVLMNSQNREKAEVINSYVYRMGMTQGDFSYATAVGLGVSIVSVILLVAANKITSKLNDNQSVL from the coding sequence ATGCCTTCACCGGCACTGCAGCAAATGGGTAAAAGGCCTATCGGGCAAAGGATTAAGGAATGGGTGACGGATTTCAGAAGGCAATGGGAAATTCAGTCGATGGTCATTCCGGGCATTATTTTTATGATTGTTTTTTGCTACATTCCGATTTACGGCTTAACTATCGCTTTCAAAAATTACACGGTCATTGATACGCTGTCCTCGGCTCCGTGGGTGGGTCTGGATAATTTCAAAATCATCCTGTCCGACAAATATTTCTGGGATTCGGTTATAAATACGCTGGGCATCAGCTTCCTGAAGCTGGCCATCGGGTTCGTCATTCCGATTATCCTGGGGATTATGATCTACGAATTGAACAGGGGACGCTTCAAAAAAATAGTGCAGACCATCTCGTATCTGCCCCATTTTTTGTCCTGGATCGTGCTGGGGGGCATGCTGATTACCTGGTTCTCAACCTCGGGGCTGTTCAATCAGCTGCTGCTCGAACTGGGGCTGATCTCGAAGCCGTCCAACATTCTGCTGGATGCGGGGAAATACTGGTGGATCGCCACGTTGTCGGATATTTGGAAAGAGGCCGGCTGGGGAACGATTCTGTATCTGGCGGTCATGTCCAAGATTGATCCGACGTATTATGAAGCGGCCAGAATCGATGGTGCAAGCCGGATCAGGCAGATTTGGAATATCACGCTGCCCAATATGAAAACGATCATCAGCTTAAATTTGATCCTTACTGTAAGCGGTTTATTGGGCTCTAATCTGGATCAGACACTGGTGCTCATGAACTCCCAGAACCGGGAGAAGGCCGAGGTCATTAACTCCTATGTATACCGGATGGGGATGACGCAGGGTGATTTCTCGTATGCAACCGCTGTCGGACTCGGAGTCTCCATCGTTTCCGTGATCCTGCTGGTCGCCGCGAACAAGATCACCAGCAAATTAAATGACAATCAATCTGTGCTGTAA